In one window of Pelorhabdus rhamnosifermentans DNA:
- a CDS encoding RraA family protein → MSNVGLRIFMQINRPPQALIDGFAGIPVANIADNMNRMSCMDAKIRPINDVPLLGPAFTVRSRPGDNLMLHRALDLAQPGDIVVVDAQGDLTNSIMGELMALWGKKREIGGFIIDGAIRDIGALKKLGIPIYAAGVTPAGPYKDGPGEINVPVACGGVVVHPGDILVGDEDGIVVINPRDAENLLEKAKAKSRAELKTIENIANLAWDRTWVEQALEERGVVVVKENRDFPRADVDVPVKILLGEEDEHYIDAIAMNISLEGILLQAKQYLEPNSLIRLLLPQELGCIHITARVIWQQGNNFGCNFVEIPEDVRAILNCVLYYQLRLNP, encoded by the coding sequence TTGTCAAATGTAGGATTACGCATTTTTATGCAAATTAATCGGCCGCCCCAAGCGCTAATAGATGGTTTTGCCGGGATACCTGTAGCCAATATAGCGGACAACATGAACCGCATGTCATGCATGGATGCCAAAATACGCCCAATCAACGACGTCCCCTTACTTGGACCAGCCTTTACTGTTAGGTCCCGTCCTGGTGATAATCTTATGCTGCATAGAGCACTTGATCTTGCGCAACCTGGCGATATTGTGGTAGTGGATGCCCAAGGTGACTTGACAAACTCCATTATGGGAGAATTGATGGCTTTGTGGGGGAAGAAGCGGGAGATCGGTGGCTTTATTATTGATGGTGCTATTCGCGATATAGGAGCATTAAAAAAATTGGGTATTCCTATTTACGCGGCAGGAGTTACTCCGGCTGGGCCTTATAAAGACGGACCTGGCGAAATCAATGTTCCTGTCGCTTGCGGAGGAGTCGTTGTTCATCCCGGAGATATCTTAGTCGGCGATGAAGACGGTATTGTCGTCATTAATCCGCGTGATGCTGAGAATTTGTTGGAAAAAGCCAAAGCTAAATCCCGAGCAGAGCTGAAAACAATAGAAAATATTGCAAATCTGGCCTGGGATCGCACATGGGTTGAGCAAGCTCTTGAAGAGCGAGGAGTCGTAGTTGTGAAAGAAAATCGAGATTTTCCTCGTGCCGATGTTGATGTGCCGGTGAAAATCTTATTGGGAGAAGAAGACGAGCATTATATAGATGCCATTGCAATGAATATTAGTTTAGAAGGAATATTGCTGCAAGCCAAGCAGTATTTGGAGCCTAATTCGCTAATCCGGTTGCTTTTGCCTCAGGAGTTAGGATGTATTCATATCACAGCAAGAGTCATTTGGCAACAGGGCAATAACTTTGGCTGTAATTTTGTGGAGATACCTGAAGATGTTCGAGCGATATTGAATTGTGTTTTATATTACCAATTGCGGTTAAATCCTTGA
- a CDS encoding bile acid:sodium symporter family protein codes for MRIECTSTNAWLGKKMFLLVLSALIIGFILKVPDSTLVRGLLVSLFAYMTFVTSLGTSLKSFIQVIGKPWIPLFILLLIHIVTPLAAWLLGNLFYSDAPQMKLGLLVAAAIPVGVTSIMWTALAQGNIPIALVAVTFDTLIVPALLPVYFNIIMGQMVDINYVSLVIQLLLMVTIPSIAGMLFYDWTGGKTAGFSKGVGGITSKLALFIIMLFNGSLVSPAISWSLDTVQMIIVALIMVISAYALGYIGSLCIPNRSRDITMAMVYSVGMRNASCGLVIAITYFPPTVAIPIALLMLFQQPIAAAIPNIFRYFEEGSARSRRETTAL; via the coding sequence ATGAGAATAGAATGTACTTCGACCAACGCTTGGTTGGGGAAAAAAATGTTCTTGTTGGTACTGTCAGCACTGATCATTGGTTTCATACTGAAAGTTCCGGATAGTACATTGGTGCGTGGTCTCCTTGTTTCATTGTTTGCTTATATGACTTTTGTTACCTCGCTTGGTACAAGTTTGAAGAGCTTTATTCAGGTGATAGGCAAACCGTGGATTCCGTTATTCATTTTGCTGCTTATTCATATTGTGACGCCGCTAGCTGCTTGGCTATTGGGGAACCTGTTTTACTCAGACGCACCCCAAATGAAACTGGGGTTGTTGGTGGCAGCCGCAATTCCAGTAGGCGTTACATCGATAATGTGGACAGCCCTTGCTCAGGGCAATATACCCATAGCCCTTGTGGCTGTTACTTTTGATACTCTCATTGTTCCTGCGCTGCTGCCAGTTTACTTTAATATAATAATGGGTCAGATGGTGGATATCAACTATGTTTCCTTGGTAATACAGCTTCTTTTAATGGTGACTATTCCGAGCATAGCAGGAATGCTGTTTTATGATTGGACAGGTGGTAAAACAGCTGGTTTTTCGAAGGGCGTGGGAGGGATTACTTCCAAACTGGCTTTGTTCATTATTATGCTTTTTAACGGGTCGCTCGTATCACCAGCCATTAGTTGGTCACTAGATACCGTTCAGATGATCATTGTTGCATTGATTATGGTAATTTCCGCTTACGCTCTCGGATATATAGGTTCCTTATGTATACCTAACAGATCCCGCGATATTACGATGGCGATGGTCTATAGTGTCGGTATGCGTAATGCCAGTTGCGGACTTGTCATAGCCATTACCTACTTCCCGCCGACGGTAGCTATTCCCATTGCTCTGCTTATGCTGTTCCAGCAGCCAATTGCTGCGGCGATTCCGAATATCTTCAGATACTTTGAGGAAGGCAGTGCGAGGAGTCGGCGGGAAACAACCGCTTTATAA
- the nrdR gene encoding transcriptional regulator NrdR, which yields MKCPYCGYGESKVIDSRAADEGSSIRRRRECLACAKRFTTYEMIEKLPLVVIKKDGRREFFDREKLLTGIIRSCEKRPISLDIMENLVDEVEKEIRNTIEKEVATELIGEIVMRYLKNVDQVAYVRFASVYRQFADIENFMQELQKLMENQKLAKK from the coding sequence ATGAAATGTCCCTACTGCGGTTATGGAGAAAGCAAAGTAATTGATTCTCGGGCAGCTGATGAAGGAAGTTCCATTCGGCGCCGTCGCGAGTGTTTAGCTTGCGCCAAGCGTTTCACTACCTATGAAATGATTGAAAAATTGCCCCTTGTTGTAATAAAAAAAGATGGTCGTCGAGAATTTTTTGATCGGGAAAAGTTGTTAACAGGGATTATCCGTTCTTGTGAAAAACGCCCCATTTCTTTAGATATTATGGAAAATTTAGTCGATGAGGTAGAAAAGGAAATCCGCAATACGATTGAGAAGGAAGTAGCGACGGAACTCATTGGTGAAATTGTTATGCGTTATCTGAAAAATGTAGATCAAGTGGCTTATGTGCGATTTGCCTCGGTTTACCGTCAATTTGCGGATATTGAAAATTTCATGCAGGAACTCCAAAAATTGATGGAAAATCAAAAATTAGCTAAAAAGTAA
- the nrdD gene encoding anaerobic ribonucleoside-triphosphate reductase has protein sequence MLQKVKKRDGREVDFDETKITEAVFKAAKAVGGANRQLAMEVTLEVMKYLEKNYTQDVFAVDDIQDAVEKILIEQGHAKTAKAYILYRAERTRIREGKSDLMDAVADILVETSRENANVSNSPSAKMLQIASAASKTYYLHRLIPEKMAAAHTRGDIHIHDLDFYGKTLTCVQIPLGKLLQHGFNNGHGFIRPPKRPSSATALAAIILQSSQNDMHGGQSFAFFDRDMAPYMENASDDEVYQAMEALIYNLNSMHSRAGAQVPFSSLNLGQDTSKGGRAVTKNVLLAYEKGLGYGENPIFPNIIFRLKAGVNFNPGDPNYDLFKLAIRVAAQRLNPTFSFMDASFNAAYGDQVGYMGCRTRTVANRRGPEVTDGRGNLSFTTINLPRLAIKAKRDVMKFYQNLSDIFDLVCEQLFHRYEVQAALRVKDMPFLMGQHLYLDSDELKPTDRIEKAIKHGTLSIGFIGLAEALVSLTGHHHGESEDSQVLGEEIVAFMRDKADKACDYYNLNYSLLATPAEGLSGRFVKMDRKEYGVLPGVTDQEYYTNSFHVPVHYSISAYDKICKEGVYHKYCNAGHISYVEFTSPPVNNLSAVEDIIRHMARCDFGYAGINFPVDFCEKCGYLGVIESDACPSCGTTITRRIHRQDT, from the coding sequence ATGTTGCAAAAAGTAAAAAAAAGAGATGGACGCGAAGTCGATTTTGATGAAACGAAAATAACGGAGGCTGTGTTTAAGGCTGCTAAAGCCGTAGGTGGCGCGAATAGACAGCTTGCTATGGAAGTGACCCTTGAGGTCATGAAGTATCTTGAGAAAAATTATACTCAGGATGTTTTTGCAGTCGATGATATCCAAGATGCCGTAGAAAAAATATTGATCGAACAAGGTCACGCGAAAACAGCGAAAGCTTACATTCTTTATCGTGCAGAACGTACAAGGATTCGCGAAGGTAAATCCGATTTAATGGATGCAGTGGCAGATATTTTGGTTGAAACAAGTCGGGAAAATGCCAATGTATCTAATTCTCCCTCAGCTAAGATGTTGCAAATTGCCAGTGCAGCAAGTAAAACTTATTATTTGCATCGATTAATTCCTGAGAAAATGGCTGCGGCCCACACGAGGGGGGATATTCATATTCATGACCTCGATTTTTATGGAAAGACTTTAACTTGTGTGCAAATTCCCCTCGGAAAATTACTCCAACATGGTTTTAATAATGGACACGGTTTTATTCGTCCGCCCAAGCGGCCATCATCAGCCACTGCACTTGCTGCTATTATTTTGCAAAGTTCGCAAAATGATATGCATGGCGGTCAGAGCTTCGCTTTTTTTGATCGCGATATGGCACCTTATATGGAAAATGCTAGTGATGACGAAGTATATCAAGCCATGGAGGCACTGATTTATAATCTCAATAGCATGCATTCACGTGCGGGAGCTCAGGTTCCCTTTTCCAGCCTGAATTTGGGGCAAGATACCTCAAAGGGTGGACGAGCTGTGACGAAAAATGTGTTATTAGCTTATGAAAAAGGCTTGGGGTATGGCGAAAATCCTATTTTCCCAAATATTATTTTTCGTTTAAAGGCGGGGGTTAATTTTAATCCAGGCGATCCCAATTATGATTTGTTTAAATTAGCTATTCGCGTGGCTGCGCAGCGTTTAAATCCTACATTTAGTTTTATGGATGCTTCATTTAATGCTGCTTATGGTGATCAAGTGGGGTATATGGGGTGTCGAACACGGACAGTTGCCAATCGGCGAGGGCCGGAAGTAACAGATGGACGTGGTAATTTAAGTTTTACAACGATTAATCTGCCGCGTTTGGCTATTAAGGCCAAGCGGGATGTCATGAAGTTCTATCAAAACCTCTCGGATATTTTTGATTTAGTTTGTGAGCAACTATTTCACCGTTATGAAGTGCAAGCGGCTCTTAGGGTAAAAGATATGCCATTTTTGATGGGACAGCATCTATATTTAGATTCGGATGAGTTAAAGCCAACAGATCGCATTGAAAAAGCCATTAAACATGGTACTTTATCGATTGGTTTTATTGGTTTGGCTGAAGCTCTAGTTTCTCTTACGGGGCATCATCATGGTGAAAGTGAGGACAGTCAAGTTCTTGGTGAAGAAATTGTGGCTTTTATGCGTGATAAGGCCGACAAGGCCTGTGATTATTACAATCTAAACTACTCTTTGTTAGCAACGCCTGCCGAAGGGCTATCAGGCCGCTTTGTTAAGATGGATCGCAAGGAATATGGTGTTCTGCCTGGTGTAACGGATCAAGAATATTATACGAATTCTTTTCATGTTCCTGTGCACTATTCCATCAGTGCATATGATAAAATTTGTAAAGAAGGCGTTTATCACAAATACTGCAATGCCGGGCATATTAGTTATGTCGAATTTACATCTCCGCCCGTAAATAACTTGTCTGCTGTTGAAGACATTATTCGCCATATGGCACGCTGCGATTTTGGTTATGCTGGTATTAATTTTCCTGTTGATTTTTGTGAAAAATGCGGTTATCTTGGTGTGATTGAAAGCGATGCCTGCCCCTCTTGCGGAACGACTATTACAAGACGGATACATCGTCAAGACACCTAA
- the nrdG gene encoding anaerobic ribonucleoside-triphosphate reductase activating protein, whose translation MIRYKDILAESLVDGVGLRVTAFLQGCPRHCQGCHNPLLLPMEGGYEVSEEKFVDKILALVTPIHHGITFSGGDPLAQPEALFKTIDLIKRRQPRLNIWVYTGYTYEEVQRVPVLSLIDVLVDGPFVMAEKDLDLPFRGSANQRIIDMEQTRQKGCVTVLPLEKTARSWAS comes from the coding sequence ATGATTCGATATAAAGATATTTTGGCTGAATCTCTTGTCGATGGCGTAGGGTTGCGTGTGACAGCTTTTTTGCAAGGCTGCCCGCGTCATTGTCAAGGTTGTCATAATCCCTTGTTGCTTCCCATGGAAGGGGGGTATGAGGTATCAGAAGAAAAATTTGTTGATAAAATTTTAGCCCTTGTAACGCCTATCCATCATGGCATTACGTTTAGTGGCGGTGATCCCTTGGCGCAGCCGGAAGCTTTGTTTAAGACAATTGATCTTATTAAACGTCGTCAGCCACGTCTCAATATTTGGGTTTACACAGGCTATACGTATGAAGAGGTACAACGAGTACCGGTATTGTCATTGATTGATGTCCTTGTAGATGGACCCTTTGTAATGGCTGAAAAGGATCTTGATCTACCTTTTCGGGGATCAGCCAATCAGCGAATTATTGATATGGAGCAAACTCGTCAAAAGGGTTGCGTTACTGTCTTGCCTCTCGAGAAGACGGCGCGATCTTGGGCAAGCTAA
- a CDS encoding radical SAM protein: MSWSIKQKLYERYQQEEQPKRSQSGDRLEVALAFPNTYHVGMSNLGFQVIYREINSRVGTLCDRFFYPDKADLVDHERTEMPLLSLERQKVLSSYNIVAFAVSFEMDYLHLLAMLKLGRVPIWSKERKNKDPFVVVGGPCATFNPEPLAEFVDAFVIGEGEEVIHEILAVYEKGQQEGLSRDEVLLEIASVPGVYVPRFYQPVYGTEGIIERFDCLQAVPERVERRWIKNIGHHPAETTVVTGNTEFKDMYLIEIARGCGRHCRFCMAGYCFRRPRVQPLSVLEQAIDRAQKYRNKVGLVGAAISDYPEIDALCAMILKKNMTLSVASLRADTLTPALAAMLARSGQRTITLAPEAGSTKLRQVINKGISNDDLERAMDLAVQAKIPHVRFYIMVGLPFEQDEDIEAIITLARYMKAKMDQSQSNGKLTLSINPFVPKPFTPFQWLPMTPMKIVEDRLKKIKKSLRGDRRIEVLIESPKEAYIQGILARGDRRLAQPLVHCLEKGNLKALKKGLDQAGLNEDFYLYRSREFGECLPWHVLDMGLNPGYLEQELEKSRRLQATEPCREGCRRCGVCIEGESHE; this comes from the coding sequence ATGTCCTGGTCTATTAAACAAAAATTATATGAACGTTATCAACAAGAAGAACAGCCAAAAAGGAGTCAGTCCGGCGATCGGCTGGAAGTGGCACTCGCTTTCCCGAATACGTATCATGTGGGTATGTCTAATTTGGGTTTTCAGGTTATCTATCGGGAGATTAATTCGAGAGTTGGTACGCTTTGTGACCGTTTTTTTTATCCTGATAAGGCTGATTTAGTTGATCATGAACGTACCGAAATGCCGTTACTCAGTTTGGAACGGCAAAAGGTGCTATCTTCTTATAACATCGTTGCTTTTGCGGTTTCATTTGAAATGGACTATCTTCATTTACTCGCGATGTTAAAGCTCGGACGAGTACCGATCTGGTCCAAAGAACGTAAAAATAAGGACCCTTTTGTTGTTGTTGGCGGTCCCTGTGCCACCTTTAATCCGGAGCCTTTGGCTGAATTTGTGGATGCTTTTGTGATTGGTGAGGGAGAAGAAGTGATTCACGAAATTCTTGCTGTTTATGAGAAAGGACAACAAGAAGGTCTCAGTAGAGATGAGGTTTTACTGGAGATAGCGAGCGTTCCGGGTGTGTATGTGCCACGTTTTTATCAGCCTGTATATGGTACAGAGGGCATTATTGAACGATTTGATTGTCTGCAAGCTGTCCCGGAACGTGTTGAACGACGTTGGATTAAAAATATTGGGCACCATCCAGCCGAAACGACAGTTGTTACCGGAAATACGGAATTTAAGGATATGTATTTAATTGAAATTGCCCGCGGTTGCGGGCGGCATTGTCGTTTTTGCATGGCTGGTTATTGTTTCAGGAGACCACGGGTTCAGCCACTTTCTGTACTGGAACAGGCTATTGACCGCGCTCAAAAGTACCGTAATAAAGTGGGATTGGTTGGGGCGGCTATTTCGGATTACCCTGAAATTGATGCATTGTGTGCGATGATTTTAAAGAAAAATATGACGTTATCTGTGGCTTCGCTCCGGGCGGATACACTTACGCCCGCATTAGCAGCTATGTTAGCTCGAAGTGGTCAGCGAACCATAACTTTAGCACCTGAGGCAGGCAGTACTAAGTTGCGACAGGTCATTAATAAGGGGATTAGTAATGATGATTTAGAACGGGCTATGGACCTTGCCGTTCAGGCCAAAATTCCTCATGTTCGTTTTTATATTATGGTCGGGCTGCCTTTTGAGCAAGACGAAGATATTGAGGCCATTATTACTCTTGCTCGTTATATGAAGGCAAAAATGGATCAGTCACAGAGTAATGGCAAGTTAACGCTCAGTATTAATCCCTTTGTTCCCAAGCCGTTTACACCTTTTCAATGGCTCCCAATGACGCCGATGAAGATCGTTGAAGATCGTCTGAAAAAAATCAAGAAATCTTTGCGTGGTGACAGGCGAATTGAAGTTTTAATTGAATCACCGAAAGAAGCCTATATTCAAGGCATACTTGCCCGGGGTGATCGGCGGTTGGCTCAGCCTCTTGTTCATTGTTTAGAAAAGGGCAATTTAAAAGCCTTGAAAAAAGGCTTGGATCAGGCTGGACTCAATGAAGATTTTTATCTTTATCGTTCACGTGAATTTGGTGAATGTCTCCCCTGGCATGTACTTGATATGGGATTAAATCCAGGCTATTTAGAGCAGGAATTAGAAAAATCTCGACGCCTGCAAGCAACAGAACCTTGCAGGGAAGGTTGTCGTCGCTGCGGCGTCTGTATAGAAGGAGAATCTCATGAATGA
- the pgeF gene encoding peptidoglycan editing factor PgeF, with amino-acid sequence MNEFQLRQIRGMKIGTFTHFDKYSISHGISTRHGGVSKKPYESLNLALHTGDQKNDVLTNRRRFCQAVGVSFDDTVTAEQVHGSHITVVTAVDAGKGMLNYEDSIAKTDALITNVAGLSLMLCYADCVPVLIADPKQKVVAVSHAGWKGTVAAIAQKTVQKMMDEFGCQAVDCLVGIGPSIGFCSYEVDEQVISELQRAFSWWARVVKPEGKKWKFDLWQANAKQLMDIGVAEENIICSNFCTACNKDLFFSHRAERGQTGRMAAIISLP; translated from the coding sequence ATGAATGAGTTTCAGTTACGACAGATTCGAGGAATGAAAATAGGAACATTTACCCATTTTGATAAGTATAGTATTTCTCATGGTATTTCTACACGACATGGCGGTGTTAGCAAAAAGCCGTATGAATCACTTAATCTTGCTCTTCATACGGGAGACCAAAAAAATGACGTGCTTACGAACCGGAGACGGTTTTGTCAGGCTGTTGGTGTATCTTTTGATGATACCGTCACAGCGGAGCAAGTCCACGGTTCTCACATTACCGTGGTTACAGCCGTGGATGCTGGTAAAGGAATGCTCAATTACGAGGATTCCATCGCGAAAACAGATGCTCTTATTACGAATGTAGCCGGACTTTCTCTTATGTTGTGTTACGCCGATTGTGTTCCTGTACTTATTGCTGACCCCAAACAAAAAGTAGTGGCAGTCAGTCATGCTGGCTGGAAGGGAACGGTGGCGGCGATTGCTCAAAAAACAGTGCAAAAAATGATGGACGAATTTGGTTGTCAGGCTGTCGATTGTCTTGTAGGCATTGGTCCTTCTATTGGTTTTTGCAGTTATGAGGTAGACGAGCAGGTGATTTCTGAATTGCAACGAGCCTTTTCCTGGTGGGCACGTGTTGTCAAACCAGAAGGAAAGAAGTGGAAATTTGATTTATGGCAAGCCAATGCGAAGCAGCTTATGGATATTGGCGTCGCGGAAGAGAATATTATTTGCAGCAATTTTTGTACAGCATGTAATAAGGATTTATTTTTTTCCCATCGTGCTGAACGGGGGCAAACAGGCCGTATGGCGGCCATTA